The Methylocella tundrae genome contains the following window.
ATGGCTCTGCGCGCAATATGTTTCAACCTATGGCGCCGTCGTGCTGATCGCCGGCATATTGACTGGCGCCGCCGCGGGACTGCTCGTCTGCGCGCTCGCCTTCATCCCTATACATGACAAGCCTAATTTCACCGTGCGCGGCTTGATCGCGACGCTTGCCATCAATCTCATCGGGACGCAGTCGCTGATGTGGTGGTTTGGGCCGCGCGCTAAAAACTTGCCTGAGATCTTCGGCTCCTGGAAGATCCGTTTCGGCCATGTGGTGCTAACCGCGGATAAGGTCGGCAACATCCTCACCTCGATCATCGTTGTCGCGGCTGTCCTGCAATGGATGCGCTCGAGCCGGCGCGGCCTCGAAATTCGCGCCATGATGATGAATCCGCACGCGGCCGCAATCGTCGGCATCGGAGTGAGGCGCACCGGCTTCTACGTCATGGCGATCACGGGAGGACTTGCAGGGCTCGCCGCCGTCCTGCTGTCTCAGACCTATTACATTTCGCCGTTCGGGGGCCTGACGCCGATGATCAAGGGCGTCAGCATCGCGCTTTGCGGCGGTCTTGGAAGCGTCCGCGGCGCCGTCATCGCGGCCATCCTTCTTGGCCTCAACGAAGCGTTCACCAGCGTCGCTCTTGGCGGCCAATATGTACTGATCACCCAGTTCATCCTCATCATCCTGATTCTGCTGGTTCGCCCCCGCGGCATCGCCGGCATCCTCGACAAAGCGCGGGAAGCTTGAACACATGACCAATTCCTGGCGCAATCCGCTTTATCTTTGGGACGTCGAAAACGCCGTCGAGGAATTGCCGACGGGCGAGTACGTCAGCCCTCAAGACATTTGGGACAAGACGCGGCGCTCGAAGGTTCCGATGCTCCCGGTCGGGCGGCTGCGCTACTACTACAAATGGCCAGGTCACGGCGGCGCCTTGTGGGGCCGCCTGCGCTATTGGCCGACGCGGCGCCGCATGCTGAACATTCGCGGCGAGTACAATGCAAAGACGATGCGTCGAGAAAAGACCATCGTCGACAAGCGCCCCATCTGGTGGCTGCTTGGTCTTGTGGCGTTTGCGCTGGCGCCCCTCGTCATACCCGGAGACATG
Protein-coding sequences here:
- a CDS encoding branched-chain amino acid ABC transporter permease; its protein translation is MDFGFILINAIVLACIYGTLAIGISITWSSVGLINLAYGFIFAAAGYGAWLCAQYVSTYGAVVLIAGILTGAAAGLLVCALAFIPIHDKPNFTVRGLIATLAINLIGTQSLMWWFGPRAKNLPEIFGSWKIRFGHVVLTADKVGNILTSIIVVAAVLQWMRSSRRGLEIRAMMMNPHAAAIVGIGVRRTGFYVMAITGGLAGLAAVLLSQTYYISPFGGLTPMIKGVSIALCGGLGSVRGAVIAAILLGLNEAFTSVALGGQYVLITQFILIILILLVRPRGIAGILDKAREA